CCAGCGTGAGCGTCTCGCCGGTCTTCTTGATCTTCTGCGACACCACCCGCTTGGGCGTGTAGTCGGCCACCGCGGCTGCGCCAATGTAGATGTCGGCCGGAAACGCGCCCAGCACCGCATCGCGCATCTGCGCGGCCGAGCGCACATCCAGGCGCTGCACGCCCTCGGGCGTGGTCTGGTGCACCGGCCCGCTGATCAGCACCACATCGGCGCCCTGGCGTGCGGCCGCCGCTGCCAGCGCGTAGCCCATCTTGCCGCTGCTGCGGTTGCCGACGTAGCGCACCGGGTCCAGGTCCTCGAAGGTAGGGCCGGCGCTGATCACGATGCGCAGGCCTTCGAGTTGAGCACTGCTGGGAACGAACACCGGGGGCGACGCGGCGGCGGCGTCTTGACGCAGACCGTCACCGGCCAGCGCCGCGATGATCGCGGCCGGCTCGGCCAAGCGGCCGGGACCGGATTCGCCCTCGGCCAACGGGCCGTCATCCGGGCCGACCACCGCCACGCCGCGCGCGCGCAAGGTGGCGATATTGGCCTGGGTGGCCGGGTGCAGCCACATGCGGTGATTCATCGCCGGCGCCACGGTCAGTGGCGCAGTGGTGGCCAGGCACAGGGTGGTGACCAGGTCATCGGCCAAGCCGTGCGCCAGGCGCGCCAGCAGATCGGCGGTGGCCGGCGCGACGATCACGCGGTCGGCCCAACGTGCCAGTTCGATATGGCCCATGGCCTGCTCGGCAGCGCTGTCCCACAAGGTGGTGCGGGTGGGCTGGCCAGACAGCGCCTGGAAGCTGAGCGGGGTGACGAATTGCTGCGCGCCGCTGGTCATGGCGACCTGCACCTGCGCACCGGCGTCGCGCAGGCGACGGACCAGTTCGAGCGATTTGTAGGCGGCAATGCCTCCGCCGACGCACAGCAGCAAGCGCTGTCCGTCCAGGGGGCGGGCCTGAGTGGAGCCGGTCACGTCGGGGTCGTCCTACCGTTACAAGGACAACTAGATTAGCCGATGCCCCCGTTCGGCCTGATAGGCGTCGGCGATGAGCACCGGCAATCTGGCCATATGCACATCAACGACTGGCCCACCGACGAACGCCCGCGCGAGAAACTTCTGGCCCGCGGCGCCGCTGTTCTCTCCGACGCCGAGCTGCTGGCGATCTTTGTCGGCTCGGGGTTGCGCGGCCAGGACGCGGTGCGCACCGCGCGCGACCTGCTGCACCGGCACGGCCCGCTGCGCTGCCTGCTGGATCGCCCGGCCAAGGCGCTGGCCCGCCTGCCCGGGCTGGGGCCGGCGTCGGCCTGCAAGCTGAGCGCTGCGCTGGAGCTGGCCAACCGGCACCTGCTCAGCGACCTGGAGCGCGGCGAGGCCTTGAGCGATCCCAGCAGCGTGGGGCGCTACTTCTCGCAGCGGCTGCGGGCGCGCAACTACGAAGTGTTCGCGGCACTGTTCCTGGACAGCCGCCATCGCGCGATCGCCTTCGAGGAGTTGTTCACCGGCACCATCGATGCGGCCGAGATCCATCCGCGCGAAGTGGTGCGGCGAGCGCTACTGCACAACGCGGCGGCGGTGGTCGTGGGCCACAACCATCCCTCCGGCAATCCGGAGCCGTCTGAGGCCGACCGCGCGGTCACCCAGCGCCTGCTGCAGGCCCTGGGGCTGGTGGATATCCGGCTGCTCGACCACTTCGTGATCGGGGATGGCCGGCCGGTCTCGCTGGCCGAGCGCGGCTGGGTGCCGTGAGCCTGCGCGCCGGGACCTGAATCGTCACTCGGACCTGCGGCCGCGCGGTCGGGTAAAATCGCTGGTTTCGTTCCAAGCAGATCCCACGTGAAAGCCCAACTCCGCGCACTGATCGGCCAAGGCATCGAAGCCTTGCGCGCCAATGGCACCCTGCCCGCCGACACCCTGCCGCCGGATTTTGTGGTCGAGCGGCCCAAGACCCGCGAGCACGG
The nucleotide sequence above comes from Xanthomonas campestris pv. campestris str. ATCC 33913. Encoded proteins:
- the radC gene encoding RadC family protein, giving the protein MHINDWPTDERPREKLLARGAAVLSDAELLAIFVGSGLRGQDAVRTARDLLHRHGPLRCLLDRPAKALARLPGLGPASACKLSAALELANRHLLSDLERGEALSDPSSVGRYFSQRLRARNYEVFAALFLDSRHRAIAFEELFTGTIDAAEIHPREVVRRALLHNAAAVVVGHNHPSGNPEPSEADRAVTQRLLQALGLVDIRLLDHFVIGDGRPVSLAERGWVP
- the coaBC gene encoding bifunctional phosphopantothenoylcysteine decarboxylase/phosphopantothenate--cysteine ligase CoaBC, coding for MTGSTQARPLDGQRLLLCVGGGIAAYKSLELVRRLRDAGAQVQVAMTSGAQQFVTPLSFQALSGQPTRTTLWDSAAEQAMGHIELARWADRVIVAPATADLLARLAHGLADDLVTTLCLATTAPLTVAPAMNHRMWLHPATQANIATLRARGVAVVGPDDGPLAEGESGPGRLAEPAAIIAALAGDGLRQDAAAASPPVFVPSSAQLEGLRIVISAGPTFEDLDPVRYVGNRSSGKMGYALAAAAARQGADVVLISGPVHQTTPEGVQRLDVRSAAQMRDAVLGAFPADIYIGAAAVADYTPKRVVSQKIKKTGETLTLELVRTPDILSEVAAQTGALKLVVGFAAETHDVEHYARGKLAAKRLDLIIANQVGIAGGGFESDNNAATAYWQGGERAFPSSSKTDLAEQLLALIAERLQA